In Chitinophagaceae bacterium C216, the genomic stretch CCGAAGCCTGGAAGATAGGATTATCAGGAGCGGTTTCTCTTGTATTTACCTCTATTACTTCGCTTCTGAATATATCAGTAGTAACCATCCCCTTAGGACTACGCACCAATTGTGCGCGAAGATCCAGATTGGAAATATCGCCAGGCAATGTTAGCTCCACGATCTCATCTTCGGAACGTTTTCCAAATTTCAAATGCTCTCCATCATAGTACATCCATTCCCCGAAACGAATGGCCAAATAACACAAAAACTCAAAAAGGGTTTGATGATACTGAACAATATAATGCAATTCTTTGGTAGTAGAGGGATCTTTTTCGATGCTATTTTTAAGATCAGAATGTTTGAAGGCCTTATCAATAATATCAGAAAGCGTCTGCTTATAATAAGACTTACATACTTTTAACTCATCCACCTTACAAAAAATACCTTTCCCCGAAATTTGAAACTCGTGATATTGTTCATCAATCATGGTAGAGTTTACCTCACACACAATTCCTTTAAATGTATGATTATTGTTTCCATCTACATCCTTAAAAGTAATGACAACATCCTTCCCAAGAACCCTTCTCTTAAAATCAATAACACTACTAAGAATATCTTCAGAAATTGCAGGTTGCAATGAAAAACTAAAATGATTTACATTTAGCAACTCTTCATGCAACTGCAATGAAGAGAATACAATTGGCCTATCCTCATTATAATCCTGAATAACAACTTCAACATTGGTAAATAAAGTACTTTCAGGCATATGCTTTTATTTTTATATACTTCCAAGGATACAGCGGAAGTAGGAGCGGTAAACATTTTCTCAAGTGAATACGGGCCTACAACTTTCATTTTCGAAGTACCCTAATTGATGATGTAAATTTAGACCATCCGCAACCTTTCCTCCATCACTAAAAATAGTGATGGAAGGGCTGTACAGTTTAGTATAATTTTGAAATCAAACTAAAACATGAAGGAAGTACTGAATAAATCTCTTTCAAAAAGCGATGAAAAATAGCTCAAATAATCTGATAACCAACCCTCCATTTACTGCAGAAACATTGTTTGTTTCCCTGCTTGAGGCCGGATTAGATACAGAGAAAATTAAGGTACAGCATAATGGCAGTTTCAAAAGACGTTACAGCCAGGATGTTGAAATGGTAGAGATTGACGAATGTGACAATAAATCAAAGGCGCTGATTAGCCTAAATAGAGATGGGTTGTATGATGTACTTCCCGAAGGATTATTTCATCAGACAAAAGGTTCTAGTAGAGTAAATAGCGTAGAGGGAGCGGTAGAAGAACATAAACAGTATAAAGAAGAAGAAAAATTTGCGCGCAAATTTTTCGCACCCTTAGAGCAAATGCTGTTTTTGTATAAGGCAATGGCAGAAAATGCCGAACGCAATATTTTACGTGATTTGCAAAATGGAAAACTCAATAGTTCTTTTTATGAGTTTTGGAACATTAGCGAAAACCTTCCCACAGCGCCAGCTGCGCGCTTATTGCGTTTAATGCCATACGCCTCCTTAATTAAGGGAGACAGAGAAAATACTGAAGCTGCGCTTAGTTATTTACTAGGCAAACCTGTGTGTATAACAGTAAATGAGCAAATACAAACAGAAGTTTTTACCGATACACGCAGATTAATCGATATGCGGTTGGGAGTGGATACAGTAATTGGTGCGTCATGCAGAGAGGTGCAGGTGATCTGGAATTGCACAATCAACGACATTCTTCATTCGGAACTGGAAGCATTTGCACCGGACATGGCAATGTATAATATCCTGAATCGCTTCACCGAGATTTTTATTCCTCTGGATGTAGAGTTAAGATTCGACTTTTTACCAGCGAATCAATCCTTGGAAGAAACTTATAGTAATATATTGGGAGTAGGTTGTTATCTATAATCCCCTAAAAAAACGGATAATATGGCTTTGAAATTTTTTCTGATTTTTGCCGGAGCATTTTTAGCCTCCTCGGTGGTAGTGATGACACTAATTAAACCACTGAGCAGCAGCTTTGGCAATTACGGGAAAAAACCGTGGATTTTCAATTTTGTATCATCAGCAATCGCTTCCGGAGTAGCATTCGCCTCTACCTACCTTACCCAAAATCAGTTTATCTCCTTTTGGATTTTATCTACAACATTCTTACTCTTTGGCATCGTCATCGTATTGATGGTTCATAAAAAATATTTTAAAGTACGACACGATAATCGCACCAAGCAGTTTTTTGCGGAACTATTGTTTCATATCTCAATAATACTACTAACGGTAGCCATTTTCTCCTCATTGCAATATTTTCTAAAAGACAAAAACTTCATGTACTTTCCCATGTTGTTATGTCTTCTTTTTTTACTGGTTCCCTTTTTATTACTACACACTTTTGATGCGGCCTTCGCTATCCCACAACCGGTATATAATTTTTGGCGATACCCATTACACCAACCCATAGAACTACCCGAAGAGGATGAAAATGAACGTTTATACGTAATCGGCTTGGAGATACCTAAGAAAGTATCAGATCTACAACGGACCTATTTTACCGTAAAAGCTCCAGAGAATATGCCACTAGGGGAACTTTTTTATCACTTTATCAATGATTATAACGAAATCCAGAGCGAAAAACCTATATCATATGAAACAGAGGGAGAGGCGCATGAGTGGACTTTTCGCACTAAACCCAAATGGTACAACCGCTCCCGAATCCTGAATCCGGAGCTTAGCATAAAATATAATAAAATAAAAGAAAACGCAGTTATTATCTGCGAGAGAGTGCCATAATACATAACTAAGCAAATATGGAAATGAGAAAAGATTATCCACATATTAACTGGACCGACGGTATGAAGCTGAATAAGGACCTGTTCATTGCACAGGACAATGCTCATACCGCTACAATGCACAACCTGATATCATCGACCCTCTCGCCCGTACGATATGGCTTACTCCCCGATGAAGACAACTTTAACGTTGAAATAGCCGTTGACAACCAGAACACCGCCAGAGTAAGTATCATTTCCTGCAAGGCAATCACTAAAGGCGGTGTATATATCAGCATTGCTCCCTCCCCTTCTAGCGAACAGGGAGAAAGTGTTCTATCTTTTTCGTTAACGCTGCCTTCTACGACAAGTGACACCTGGTGGGTTGCATTAACGGTTCAGCCCTACGAACGCATTCCATATGGCACAATTGACCCCACAGAAAATCCACCTAGGCATCCTTATGTAAAGCCGGTATATAACGTGCAGCTTGTATCAGATCATGAGTTCCATCAATATGCATATAACCCTTATGCATTAATTATAGGAAAACTCATACCCACGGGAAGCGGATTAAGAAATGATGAAGAATATATTCCTCCCTGTATTAGTACAAATGCTTTACAGGATCTAATACAACTACATGCAGAGTTGGATGTGTTTTTATCGAATCTAGAGCAAGCCTGTTCACAAATCGTTCAGAAAATATACCGCAAGAGTCAGCAAAATGAACTATCCGAGCTAGCTCAGTTTTGTTGCGACCGTCTATCTCTGTATCTAGGCAAAGCGATAACTGATTTTCGGTGGTTTTATCTCTATGAATCACCAGTTAAAATGATTAGTGACATTGTAGGGCTCGCCAGAGTACTAAAAAATACTATAGACCTGCGTATTGGCTCCGGTAAAGAAGAGCTAATGAATTATCTGAGTGAATGGAGCGAACTCAAACAAGGAGAACTGGAAGCACTACTGACTCAAATGGCCAGCATGAAATATAACCATAATGACATAAATCAAAATATCATCAATATCATTCAGTTTGCAAAAGTAATAGGCAGATTATTTACAACGCTCAGTAATCTTGAATTCATCGGCAAGAAAAAAGAGGCCGGCATTTTTGTGAAAGAAGGATACATCAGCGAACCAGAGAGCAATACAGCTCCCAAACCGAGAAGAAGATTCTTCGGCTAGTATTAGCCTGACTGCCAATCATAATATTTGAATTAATTGAAATGATTATAAAAAATTAAACATGAAACCCTTGAATGCTCAGGAACGATCCAAAGCTTTTGTTCGATTCTTATTGTTTTTCATTTTAACCTTACTGGTTATTGTTACTGCCGTATTCTTTGGCATGAGAATCCCATATGCAGAAAATGAAAAACTGCAACAACAATTGGCTGCTGTAGGCAAAGAGAATCATTTTAGAGACGATTTCACTACTGCCATGACAGAAGCACAGGAGCTTTTGGAATCGGTGAATATGGATCCGCAAAAATCAGGACTATTGGACGGACGTATCACACAGAAGATTCAGGAAATGGATGCTATGGTTTCCAAAAGTGATATTACTTCTAAGCGCTTATATACGCAGGTGATTAAAATATTAACGGATGCACAATCGGATAAAAGAGGTTTGCGTGCTGCTAGCAATAAAGACTCGGTAGTAGCTATGTATAATTTACAAATACAGGAATTGAAGAATTCTCTTGCAAAATGGCAAGAATCATATAACCAGTTACAGATGCAAAACCTGATATTAAGACAAAGACAATAATTCATAATAAAGCATAAGTTATGCACCGTTCTATTTCTAAAAGATGGGCTGGACTCGACTATAAAGTATGGATATGCTTTATCATCTCACTATTGCTGTCGGCAGGTTTACTTGCATACAAAATATTCACTTATGTACCCTGTCAGGATTTCAGCATCATAACCTCCAGTAATATTAAACACCCTGAAGCTCAAAATACCCAAACTTTCTATGTAAACGAACAAATCACATTTACAGTATCCATAAGAGATACAAAACAATCAGTAACTTGGGATTTTGACGACCAGTCAACCTCTCAAAAGGGTGCAACAGTTACACACACATACCTAAAAGAAGGATATTATCTGATCAAAGCCATTCTCAACGGCAAATGCATACAGTCCCTTAACATCAGAATAATTCAAAGCAATACATCTACACTCAATACTATTCCTGCTGTAAACCCCATCATATCCGCAGACATTGTAACCGTAGGTGATGAGGTTGTATTTAATAGCACAGCAGCAGGAGCGAATTACGAGTGGAGTATTGAAGAATTACCTACAGAACCCAAGCAAATCACCAGTCAGGCAAAATTCCTTTTTACAAAGCCTGGAAATTATACTGTAGCATTAAAGATTGATGACAAAGTATACAGAAAAATTATTCAGGTAGATGATATACTATCTACCATCGGCACAGGGGCTGCATTACCGCCTGTATCCAAAGCAGATCTTCCTCCAGTACCTCAAGAACCATTACCCCCGTTAGTTGAAGATCTTCCCAAAGAAACACCGAAAGAAATGCCAGTAGTCAAGCAAGAACCTGAGCCGCCCGCAAAAACGTATGACCAGTTGCCTGAACCAGCCATTAAAGCAATGATCCAAGGCGTGATAGACGGCAAGAAAGACATCGAAGATTTCAATAATATTCTTTGTAACGGTGCAGGCACCAAAGTGGTAGCGAATGATGAAGCCACTACTTTCGCAGCACTTTGCAACGAACTTAAAGAGAAAAAAGGAGTATTAATGCTCAAGAAGAAAAGAAAGATAGAATCTTTCAAAGTTGTTCGGGATGAAACCTCCGGTAACTGTGTAAAGATCATCTATATAAACTATAAGTAAGATGGCCCATATTACATATCTGAAATTGCCAATACGTTTTAAACAGTTTTTTGAAAATAAAAAACTACAATCTTGCAATTTATTGGACTCAGTATATAGAAACCTTCATTTACTTATCACTACCATGCAAGGCGAAAATAAAAACGACCCTTTGTATGGATCGCACTTCTGGGAAAGCGACTATGATACGCATCTTGCCAATGATGTTCGTAGGGAAATGATCATCAACAGTCTAAAGACTCAAATAAGCTTATATGAAAAAAGAATTACTGAGGTTGCTGTTGATGTAAATGTACGATTATCAAATGCGTTCTTGGATGGCATGGAAATACAGAAAAAGAAAATTGAAATCGTTATAAAAGGGAAAATAAAAAGAAGCATGGAGCCTTTTACATTCATGACAGGTTTCTTTATCAGCCCCTATAACCTAGATTAAACTATACCAGCATATAAATCATTCAATTCATGAAAACAGAAAGCAGGGAGCAGATAAAAGACAGATTAGTTCGGTTAGCAGCTGAACAATGGAATCTTGATGAAAATGAAATAGAAGCCAATTTTGACCCCTTATTAATTCTAATTTTTGATGCGGTAGCAGGAGAAATTGAACAGATTGGCTATCGCATTCGTGATATCCAGAATAATCTGCTTAACGAGCTTTCTTCCGTAATGCTGCCGCAATCGCTACTGAATGCGAAACCTGCTTCCTGTGTTCTTACTGCACGCCCCAATGGTGATACAGCAATATTAAAAAGCGAAACCAATTTTAGCACAACTGTAAGAGTAAGTCGGGCTGATGAAGTAGCAAAGGATGCCGATATTAATTTTACCCCTATAGGCGAGACCAAATTAATCAATGTACAACTGAGCCATATTCGTATTGGTGGGAAATTATACAGATGTGACAACAGTGGTAAGAAAACCTTGATCCACGATGAAGGGAATAATCTCATGTCGCATGAAATTCATTTTGCATTGCAGACTAACGGCTCTGTAAACTCGCTTGCCGGCTTGCAGTTTTTCTTTGATTTAAAAGGTCATTCTGAAGCTCACAACTTTTACTTCACCTTACGTGAAACACAATTACTGATTAACGGTAATCCTACCCCCATTGATATGGGGTATTATAAAAATACTCAGTACGAAGCAACTTTAAAAGATGTTTTTAATAAAGACAGCGATTACTCTTTAAAACTACAGCGCGAAACAGCAGCTATTTATCGCAACCAGTTTATCACGATTGATGAATCGGCTGATCCTATAAGTACTAATACAACTCCACATCCGTTACTAGAAAATCTTCCAGAAAAACTGCAGCAAGAAATTCACACACCTAATGTCGTATATGGCACTTTTCAATTAGGTCGACCTTTTGCTCCAGAAGTAACAGAGCGTTTACAAATAGTTGCAAACGCATTTCCGGCAATCAATCGTAAACTGGAAAAAATTTACCATAAAACAGAAAAATGGCTCAATATTATTCCATTGCTTATCCATGGAAGTTATCTAGACATACACAGCATTGAAGGCAGCAACGGAATGAAATATCGCTTACAGTCTGCCCATTATGATAATAAGGTAGAAGAGGGCGAAGCAATTATACGTGCTGCTCGTATCAGCAAAAGCAGTAGCGCCGATATCCGCAATGCACTCAAAAGCCTAACAGAAGCCATACGAGATGAAAGTGCTTATTTCAGCCGAATCAGTAATGATTTTATCAGTTCCCGCTTAAACGAGATTTCGCGTATCCTTAGACGATTAGAAGATCAAATTCAATTATCTAAAGATGAAAAACCTTCCTTCAGGTATGTTTTGCTCCGATCCAAGAACCCCGGCGAAACCGTTCAAGTATCCTACTGGAATACATCACCACGGGAGGCCGGATTTGTGAAAGCCCATTTACAGTTCAGGCCTTTTCAGCACAGCCTCACAGAGGTTTCATCCTGCTACTCAGTAACTACTGCTATTGGCGGCAGAGAAACACTAAGTGATTATGCACAAAAGCAAATGCTTGTACGACAACTCACCTCAAAAGGCAAAATCATTAGTGTGGAGGATATACGACTATTATGTTTTGAGCTATTCGGCCCGCAATTGAAAAAAGTAGCTGTACAGAAAAGCATGCATGTACTGCCCGGTAAAAATTCAGGATTCTCTAGATTTATCGATATACAATTATATCTATCAAAGCATAATTTTAGTGATAACGAAGTCGCTTATTTAGAAAAGCAACTTCGCTATCAACTGGAAACAGAGGGCTGCTTTGCTTATCCCTTTACAATTACCATAAAGGAAACTAAGGAGTAACAAACATTAATTATACACCTTCTTAAATATCATCTCTACAATATTAAACTTTATCTAAGCTCCTTTTGTACCGCTAATGCGAGTTGCTTATGAATGGTAGCTCCCATATGCGCCGCATCCAACGATAAAACCTTATCCAAATATTCGTGAGCCTTACTAAGCTCGTTTAAACCTAAATAACCTAGCCCCATAAGATAATAACAATGAATACGGTTTCTCATATTAAGATCATCATCAAAAATCATTAGATCTGGTAATGACACTGCGAAGAAATCGATTTTTACATCATCATTAATATGTTGTTCTCCATATTCAATCAATCGTCTAAACCTTTGTTCAGCCTCTTTGTGTTTTTTCAGCTTTAGCAATGCCATGCCCTGATAAAAGATTTTATCAGGTTGCTGATCATTATAAAAAATGGCGGGGGCTGGCTCAGAGAGTCCAATAGATGCCTCTTGCCAATATTTGCGGGCGCCATCGGTATTTCCCTTCGCCTCTTCCACACATCCCAACCAATAATAAATATCATTCTCTTGGGCTCCATACAATTTTCCTTCGCCCAGGTTAGGAGGATAAATAGTAGCCTGCTCCAATAGCTGCTTTGCCAAATCTAGTTGTTCATTGTCTAAAGCCTGTTTAGCCAACTCCACATGAATGACAATATGCTGTTGGGGCGTTTTACCTTCTCCTCCTTCCCAAGGGTGAAAGTTTCGGGATTTCAAGAGCCGACCGGCCTCCTCAAATTGACCTAATAGCGTATGCAATCCTATATACTCAATAAATAAATCATCGCGATCACGTACTTGTTCCGGATATTGATTAAGATAAGAAAGGCGTTCTTTGGGATGTACATTCAACCGTTTTTTCAATTGATCCAGTTCAAACAATATGCGAGAATCGCTAGAATCGGCATCAAATGCCTTCTGAAACAAATGTAATGCCTCTTCTTTCTTGTTGAACTTATTATAATATGCAATCCCCAAGTTGCGATTAGCTGTTGGGAAATCAGGATTGATGCTCAACGAACGCTCCCAGCAACCGCGCGCAAGATCATACAGACGTTTCCCATAGTAATAGTTGCCTAAATAATACAAAGCCTTATAATCTTCCGGATTTCTCTCCACTGCACTATTTAAAACAGCAATATCTTCAATACGATTAGGAAATACTCCATCAGGGCTTAATTCGAAGGCTTTACCCAACCACTGCCTACCTTCTTGCTCATTGGAAAGAAGGTAGTAGAAGTAAGACAAATAATAACAAATCAAAGGATCCGAAATATTACCCGCCATTAAAGAGAGAAACGCAATAGCATCTTCATACAAACCTGCATCAGCATATTGCAGAGCAATTTCAATATATGAATAGCTTCTATCACGCATCAATGTACGTAGTTGCTGCAATTCGCTTACTGCCGAAGATTCCTTACCATTTTGACGTAGCAACAAACAGAGCTCAAACCGTGCAGCAAAATCAAAAACATCCAATTCTAAACTTTCCTTCAGTAGCTCTTCAGCTTTTGCTATTTCGTTCATATTTCGCAGAGCAACTGCCTTGATATGTCTCGCCTTATGGCTTTTATAATTTCTGAGAATAGATTTATCAGCATGCTCCACACAAGTTTGCCAATATCTTTCTTTAGCACTGAGGTACGCCAATTGAAGGTATGCATTATCCTGCATGGCTGCATTCCAGGTGCTTTTATAAAACCATTCCTTTGCCTCCTTCAGCTTACCCAAATACTTATAACAAAGTCCTAAATTATATAAAGGCTCGCCATCGTACGGATTAGGATTTTTGCTTGTCAGTTTATCTACAGCGGCGATCAAGTAAGGCAAAGCTGTATCAAACGCTCCGCGACGCAGGTACCAAAGTCCTAAGGCATTATTACAGCGAATATCTGTAGCATCTCGCTTTAAAGCTTCCTGATAATAATCCAAAGGAGAATAAGTAGCATGCCTATACTGCTCCAGATGCAAGCCAGACAGGTAAAGCTCTTCTAATGTATCAATAGCTTCGGGTTCAGGTATAGGTTTTGCCGGATCAGGTATTGCTTCGGTATTTCGCTTAACCGGTTTATAAGAAATCAACACATTATCTTTATCATCCAATACTTCTACAAAAAGTCGGGTTTCCTCTATGGATGGGTCAAGCGAAAGATGCTTCTCAAAACTACTATGAGGCGACAGCATTACATGTTCTGCAAACAACATCTTATCATCCAGATGTAAACGAACAGTGATCGGTCTTTCTTGAGTTACATACACTTTTACATCAACCGCACCCTTATCACATTCCAGATTCACCATAGCATCGATCGATGCATTTTTTACGTACCCAATATTTTTATACGGCATGAAGTACTGCTTAAACTCTCTCACCTCATTAGGCATAATCCAGCTAAAATCAGGCTGATTGTCGGTATATACACCGCACATCAACTCAAAGTAAGGACCATCTTCGTCAGTAAGCTGACGATCCCAGGCTTTACCAAACTCCCCGCAGCCCCAAGTCCATTGCTTCTTACCCGGGCTAATGTAATGATTAGCTACGTGCATAATACCAGCCTTCTTCTTATGATGATATCCCCCTACAAAATCAAATGCACTATTCACTGCCATATATGAAGTAGGAACCGGTATGTTGGTATAAATAGAGATATCGGTTCCCGGAGAATAATCCACCTTGTAATACGTACCCGTAGCAATAGGAAAGGAACTTACATCGCGTTTACCATGATCATACACCGCATTTACATCTGGTGGAAACACACTTTGATAGTGTTCATCAACGGATACAGCAGGATTTGCCCACCACAAAAAGGTTTGAGGAAAAGGAGTACGATTATAAATTTTCGCTTCTAGTTCTATGTAAGCTTTATCCGGATATAAAGTAAATCCCAAAGCACACTTAGTTCCAAACATCCTTTCGTATTCATTCACCCATATCGTCTTACTTCCATCTTTATTGTCTACAATCGTAAAATCA encodes the following:
- the lapB_3 gene encoding Lipopolysaccharide assembly protein B translates to MEVKAWQELVTIPTYKIGAPDKNPMFLEKRVYQGSSGVVYPYQVIDKVYDEKEDKQWIGLFIENEYLKVMILPELGGRIQMAYDKTNDYHFVYHNRVIKPALVGLLGPWISGGIEFNWPQHHRPTTFDATDFTIVDNKDGSKTIWVNEYERMFGTKCALGFTLYPDKAYIELEAKIYNRTPFPQTFLWWANPAVSVDEHYQSVFPPDVNAVYDHGKRDVSSFPIATGTYYKVDYSPGTDISIYTNIPVPTSYMAVNSAFDFVGGYHHKKKAGIMHVANHYISPGKKQWTWGCGEFGKAWDRQLTDEDGPYFELMCGVYTDNQPDFSWIMPNEVREFKQYFMPYKNIGYVKNASIDAMVNLECDKGAVDVKVYVTQERPITVRLHLDDKMLFAEHVMLSPHSSFEKHLSLDPSIEETRLFVEVLDDKDNVLISYKPVKRNTEAIPDPAKPIPEPEAIDTLEELYLSGLHLEQYRHATYSPLDYYQEALKRDATDIRCNNALGLWYLRRGAFDTALPYLIAAVDKLTSKNPNPYDGEPLYNLGLCYKYLGKLKEAKEWFYKSTWNAAMQDNAYLQLAYLSAKERYWQTCVEHADKSILRNYKSHKARHIKAVALRNMNEIAKAEELLKESLELDVFDFAARFELCLLLRQNGKESSAVSELQQLRTLMRDRSYSYIEIALQYADAGLYEDAIAFLSLMAGNISDPLICYYLSYFYYLLSNEQEGRQWLGKAFELSPDGVFPNRIEDIAVLNSAVERNPEDYKALYYLGNYYYGKRLYDLARGCWERSLSINPDFPTANRNLGIAYYNKFNKKEEALHLFQKAFDADSSDSRILFELDQLKKRLNVHPKERLSYLNQYPEQVRDRDDLFIEYIGLHTLLGQFEEAGRLLKSRNFHPWEGGEGKTPQQHIVIHVELAKQALDNEQLDLAKQLLEQATIYPPNLGEGKLYGAQENDIYYWLGCVEEAKGNTDGARKYWQEASIGLSEPAPAIFYNDQQPDKIFYQGMALLKLKKHKEAEQRFRRLIEYGEQHINDDVKIDFFAVSLPDLMIFDDDLNMRNRIHCYYLMGLGYLGLNELSKAHEYLDKVLSLDAAHMGATIHKQLALAVQKELR